Proteins encoded together in one Portunus trituberculatus isolate SZX2019 chromosome 39, ASM1759143v1, whole genome shotgun sequence window:
- the LOC123515467 gene encoding LOW QUALITY PROTEIN: bifunctional coenzyme A synthase-like (The sequence of the model RefSeq protein was modified relative to this genomic sequence to represent the inferred CDS: inserted 1 base in 1 codon) — MCDAAQDLPMHDPEVNTPHTFCIMCPVTGLLVLTHPAGGIVARLPRVLRAASQHVTKTLYVHLDPQARTHLPESIKPLTLYSHIISSIYGHSSSLCRGLDVRVLLAGFKDSIPRPPRTRLPVDVLILEDTGQDREKHYSSCLAAGGQVVVLPETQEKREGGDEMPLPVSVPTDQVYANVVLGGTFDQPHVGHLVMLSAALLRCNGRLLCGMADGPLLRKKTLTELIRPLXERMDGLAQLVEELDPSVELHAVPIEEPLGPTAWDPNMDMLVVSEETKGGVAAINRVREEKGLPLLEGHVVTLVEDEERQSTEEETKASSSSGRMRLLGTILQEPTLNPAIPVHPCVIGLTGGSASGKSSVARRLAGLGAAVVDCDKLGHEAYLPGTACHKALVDIFALEIVGEDGHINRRALAARVFNNEAARQQLNSIVWPEIERLVEQRVAQLAREGTSVVVLDAAVLLEAGWDRLCHQVWVCVLRREEAVRRIMERDGKTAEEAEQRLDSQIAQKELVQRANVVFCTQWAGEYTQKQVEKAWAALTAHLAKTNATTTTTQTAAVPSKSHV; from the exons ATGTGTGATGCAGCGCAAGACTTACCCATGCATGACCCTGAAGTAAACACCCCACATACTTTTTGTATA ATGTGTCCGGTGACAGGCCTCCTGGTGCTCACTCATCCAGCAGGTGGCATTGTAGCCAGGCTGCccagg GTGTTGCGAGCAGCCTCCCAGCATGTGACTAAAACACTCTATGTCCATCTTGATCCACAAGCTAGAACTCATCTGCCAGAAAGCATCAAACCACTTACCCTCTACAGTCACATCATTTCAAGCATTTATGGCCACAGCAGTTCCCTTTGCCGCGGTCTGGATGTACGGGTGTTGTTGGCCGGCTTTAAAGACTCCATACCTAGACCACCTAGGACTCGACTTCCAGTGGATGTGTTGATCCTGGAGGACACGGGGCAGGATAGAGAGAAGCATTACAGTAGCTGTCTGGCTGCTGGTGGGCAAGTGGTGGTATTGCCtgaaacacaagagaaaagggaaggtggAGATGAGATgcccctgcctgtttctgttccAACAGACCAGGTTTATGCTAATGTAGTGTTGGGTGGCACTTTTGACCAGCCACATGTTGGCCATCTGGTTATGTTGTCAGCAGCGCTGCTGCGATGTAATGGCCGGCTTCTCTGTGGGATGGCTGATGGCCCCTTGCTCAGGAAGAAAACTCTTACTGAGCTGATCAGGCCTC aagagaggatggatggcTTGGCCCAGCTGGTGGAGGAGCTGGATCCCAGTGTTGAGCTGCATGCCGTGCCCATTGAGGAGCCCCTTGGCCCCACGGCATGGGATCCCAACATGGACATGCTTGTGGTGAGTGAGGAGACAAAGGGCGGTGTGGCAGCAATTAATCGTGTCAGGGAAGAGAAGGGCCTGCCACTACTTGAGGGCCATGTGGTGACCCTGGTAGAGGATGAAGAACGACAGTCCACTGAAGAGGAAACTAAGGCAAGTTCCTCCTCAGGAAGAATGCGGCTTCTTGGCACCATCCTGCAGGAGCCCACACTCAACCCTGCCATCCCTGTCCATCCCTGTGTCATTGGTCTCACTGGAGGCTCTGCCAGTGGCAAGTCAAGTGTTGCCCGACGGCTGGCGGGGCTTGGTGCAGCTGTGGTGGACTGTGACAAGCTGGGCCATGAAGCATATCTCCCAGGGACAGCATGCCACAAGGCATTAGTGGATATCTTTGCCTTAGAGATTGTAGGTGAGGATGGCCACATCAACCGAAGAGCACTAGCAGCAAGAGTGTTCAACAATGAAGCGGCAAGACAGCAACTGAACAGTATTGTGTGGCCAGAGATAGAGCGGCTGGTGGAGCAGAGAGTGGCCCAGCTGGCAAGAGAGGGGACGTCTGTGGTGGTCCTGGATGCTGCAGTGTTACTGGAAGCTGGGTGGGATAGACTTTGTCATCAG gtgtgggtgtgtgtgttgcggcgAGAAGAGGCAGTTCGGCGCATCATGGAACGAGATGGCAAGACCGCTGAGGAAGCTGAGCAACGGCTGGACTCACAGATAGCACAGAAAGAGCTGGTGCAAAGAGCAAATGTTGTCTTCTGCACTCAGTGGGCGGGGGAATACACCCAGAAACAGGTGGAGAAAGCCTGGGCTGCTCTCACTGCCCACCTGGCCAAGACcaatgctaccaccaccaccacccagactGCTGCTGTCCCTTCTAAGTCACATGTCTAG
- the LOC123515472 gene encoding septin-4-like, whose protein sequence is MVVGESGLGKSTLINSLFLTDLYKERKVPTGESLVEKTVSIEKKTIEIEERGVKLRLTVVDTPGFGDAVNCEEGWKTVERYVDEQFNKFFQDESGLNRKNIQDHRVHCCLYFVPPYGHGLRQMDVEFMRRLHRKVNIVPVIAKSDTLTKPEINKLKSNIMNDIETHKIKIYQFPECDSDEDEDFKQQDRELKASIPFAVIGSNCVIEVAGKKMRGRQYPWGIVEVENTAHCDFVKLRTMLISTHMQDMKEVTQDIHYENFRAQCISQMQQVALKERNKLKRESAANFDTVGDADRLLQQKDEEIRRMQEMLNQMQEKLKESGKEPAVSLALDPGKRDSVVNV, encoded by the exons atggtggtgggggagtCTGGCCTGGGCAAGTCCACGCTCATCAACAGCCTTTTCCTCACCGATTTGtacaaagagaggaaagtgcCCACGGGGGAGT CTTTGGTGGAGAAGACAGTCTCTATAGAAAAGAAGACTATAGAGATTGAGGAGCGAGGCGTCAAGCTGCGGCTGACTGTTGTGGACACGCCAG GGTTTGGCGATGCTGTCAACTGTGAGGAAGGCTGGAAGACTGTGGAGCGATATGTGGATGAGCAGTTCAACAAGTTCTTCCAGGATGAGTCCGGCCTGAATCGTAAGAACATCCAGGACCACCGTGTACACTGCTGCCTCTATTTTGTCCCTCCTTATGGCCATGG gcTCCGGCAGATGGACGTTGAGTTCATGCGGCGGCTGCACAGGAAGGTGAACATCGTGCCGGTCATTGCCAAGTCCGACACTCTCACCAAGCCGGAGATCAACAAGCTCAAGTCCAACATAATGAATGATATTGAGACACATAAGATTAAG ATCTACCAGTTCCCAGAATGTGACTCAGATGAGGATGAAGACTTCAAGCAACAAGACAGAGAACTGAAGGCCTCCATCCCATTTGCTGTCATAGGATCAAATTGTGTCATTGAAGTTGCAGGGAAGAAGATGAGGGGACGGCAGTACCCTTGGGGGATTGTAGAAG tGGAAAACACGGCCCACTGTGACTTTGTGAAGTTGCGCACAATGCTCATTTCCACCCACATGCAGGACATGAAGGAAGTAACTCAAGACATCCACTATGAAAACTTCCGTGCTCAGTGCATATCCCAGATGCAG CAGGTGGccttgaaagagagaaacaaactgaAGAGGGAGAGTGCTGCCAACTTCGACACAGTGGGTGATGCAGACAGACTCCTTCAgcagaaagatgaggag ATCCGCCGCATGCAGGAAATGTTGAATCAGATGCAGGAAAAACTAAAGGAGTCTGGCAAGGAACCTGCTGTTTCTCTTGCCCTTGATCCGGGCAAGCGGGACTCGGTGGTCAATGTGTGA